A single window of Treponema denticola ATCC 35405 DNA harbors:
- a CDS encoding helix-turn-helix transcriptional regulator, producing MKEKTKDDTIIIKLYEGIHLEIYDTYTEKSYSLKGEPRNVFRIDYCFQGLLEGKFENQTFSYLGEKETAINYEKVALSKSFFPLKFYKGISILFFLDKINSNFKNTAQLFNIDIEKICKNLDLQDGWYKIKINSEISYIMNTLYEKQSLKHIEYFQIKLFEILYLLSVINTEEYQKEEFYSGYHINKVKKIHEYAVNNIDKNISFKKMVKNEDLSYTIFQKLFKQIYGESPYSYLKKYRLEIAAFYISSTDRKITDIAINCGYLNASKFSDAFKSVYGISPIQYRNGEKPTITK from the coding sequence ATGAAAGAAAAAACAAAAGACGATACCATTATAATAAAGTTATATGAGGGGATACATCTGGAAATATACGACACTTATACCGAGAAATCATATAGTTTAAAAGGAGAACCTAGGAATGTTTTTAGAATCGATTACTGCTTTCAAGGGCTTCTGGAAGGTAAATTTGAAAATCAAACTTTTTCGTATTTAGGAGAAAAAGAAACAGCTATAAATTATGAAAAAGTTGCATTATCAAAAAGCTTTTTTCCGTTGAAGTTTTATAAGGGTATAAGTATACTATTCTTTCTTGATAAAATAAATTCGAATTTCAAAAATACTGCACAATTATTTAATATAGATATTGAAAAAATATGCAAAAATTTAGATTTGCAGGACGGATGGTATAAAATAAAAATTAATTCCGAGATCTCTTATATAATGAATACACTGTATGAAAAACAAAGCTTGAAACATATAGAGTACTTTCAAATTAAATTATTCGAAATTCTATATCTTTTAAGTGTAATCAATACGGAAGAATACCAAAAAGAAGAATTTTATTCGGGTTATCACATCAATAAGGTAAAAAAAATTCATGAATATGCCGTTAATAATATAGATAAAAATATATCTTTTAAAAAGATGGTTAAAAATGAAGATTTAAGCTACACTATTTTTCAAAAATTATTTAAGCAAATTTACGGAGAAAGCCCTTACTCATATTTAAAAAAATATCGATTAGAAATTGCAGCATTTTATATTTCCTCTACCGATAGAAAAATTACCGATATAGCTATAAATTGCGGATACTTAAATGCAAGTAAATTTTCTGATGCATTTAAATCCGTTTACGGCATCAGCCCAATCCAATACAGAAATGGAGAAAAACCTACAATAACTAAATAA
- a CDS encoding ABC transporter ATP-binding protein produces MMLNRRVIELTKGIKCSILFKALLGVAVSGTYVAQAVLLGKIVGQLYSKEELSVVIQSILYISAIIASRLILIYYNSVYGKKIIGKVKNILRRRIYDKLLKLGPAFLDDERTGKLGSTMVSGVDYLEGYLTLYIPQILVCVIACGAMLIYVFSLHYVLGIISTAALIAVLISPVAFGKILSESSNAHWTAYRNLTAEILDGIQGITTAKTYNAQERLGKLLKEKMRTLFSETMRNLKVNLAEIGISNFASGIGTSFTLAVAALLTSVHIIPASSLLILLFMTNEVFRPANELAAYFHQGFMGITSMGGIFALLDEEEKIKDEGTKTIDIKSADGFEIKYKNIEFAYNRKKNTVFKNLNFTVAKNEKLAVAGESGSGKTTIVNLLLRFYEPTSGSIYINGTDIKDLTLKSLRSLITVVSQETYLFNGTIKENLLHANEDADEEKLIDACKAANIHSFIQSLPDGYNTKVGERGLNFSGGQRQRIAIARAVLKNSPIVVLDEATSSVDTENENEIKQSLNHLLRNRTSITIAHRLNTIENSDRILVLLRGEIVEEGSHKELILKDGYYKKLVEAQQGEN; encoded by the coding sequence ATGATGCTTAACAGAAGAGTTATCGAATTGACAAAAGGTATTAAATGCAGCATTTTGTTTAAAGCCCTATTGGGTGTTGCCGTATCGGGAACTTATGTAGCTCAAGCTGTCTTGTTGGGGAAAATAGTGGGACAACTTTATTCCAAAGAAGAATTATCCGTGGTAATACAAAGTATCTTATACATATCGGCAATCATAGCATCCCGCCTTATTTTAATATATTACAATTCAGTTTACGGCAAAAAAATTATCGGCAAGGTAAAAAACATTTTAAGGCGCCGCATTTACGATAAACTGTTAAAACTGGGACCTGCATTTTTAGATGATGAAAGAACAGGTAAATTAGGTTCAACAATGGTAAGCGGAGTAGACTATTTAGAAGGGTATTTAACGCTATACATTCCGCAAATACTTGTGTGTGTAATTGCATGCGGTGCAATGCTCATTTATGTTTTTTCGCTGCATTATGTTTTAGGCATAATATCGACTGCAGCCTTAATCGCCGTATTGATTTCTCCCGTTGCTTTCGGGAAGATACTATCGGAATCTTCCAATGCACATTGGACGGCTTATAGAAATTTAACTGCAGAAATTTTAGACGGCATTCAAGGAATTACAACGGCAAAGACGTATAATGCACAAGAAAGGCTCGGAAAATTATTAAAAGAAAAAATGAGAACACTTTTTTCTGAAACTATGCGCAACTTAAAAGTAAACCTAGCCGAAATAGGTATTTCCAATTTTGCTTCCGGTATCGGTACAAGTTTTACCCTTGCCGTAGCAGCACTATTAACTTCTGTGCATATAATTCCCGCATCCTCATTACTTATTTTGCTTTTTATGACCAACGAAGTTTTTAGACCTGCAAACGAATTGGCGGCATACTTTCATCAAGGTTTTATGGGCATAACCTCTATGGGCGGAATTTTTGCCTTACTTGATGAAGAAGAAAAAATAAAAGATGAGGGGACTAAAACCATTGACATAAAATCGGCCGATGGTTTTGAAATAAAATATAAAAATATTGAATTCGCTTACAACCGAAAAAAGAATACGGTTTTTAAGAATTTAAATTTCACTGTTGCAAAAAATGAAAAACTTGCAGTTGCAGGAGAATCGGGAAGCGGAAAAACTACCATTGTAAATTTATTGTTAAGGTTTTATGAGCCTACAAGCGGGAGCATTTATATCAACGGTACCGATATAAAAGACTTGACATTAAAATCTTTGCGCAGTTTAATTACGGTAGTTTCGCAAGAAACCTATTTGTTTAACGGAACAATAAAAGAAAATCTTTTACATGCAAATGAAGATGCAGATGAGGAGAAGCTTATAGATGCGTGTAAAGCAGCAAACATTCATTCCTTTATTCAAAGTTTACCGGACGGCTACAATACAAAAGTCGGAGAAAGAGGACTTAACTTTTCGGGAGGGCAAAGACAAAGAATTGCAATTGCGAGAGCCGTTTTAAAAAACTCACCGATTGTAGTTCTTGATGAAGCTACTTCCAGCGTGGATACCGAAAATGAAAATGAAATTAAACAAAGTCTTAATCACTTGTTAAGAAACAGAACAAGTATTACGATTGCGCACCGTTTAAACACAATAGAAAACAGTGATAGGATTCTGGTTTTGCTCAGAGGAGAAATCGTAGAAGAAGGCTCTCACAAAGAACTTATTTTAAAAGACGGATACTACAAAAAGCTTGTAGAAGCGCAACAAGGAGAAAACTAA
- the cydC gene encoding thiol reductant ABC exporter subunit CydC, protein MFKEKYKPLIKMSKYISFYKKEFIISIIYGIFNSVFALLTVLTGAYIASAALFKMSTGKILYLFIPLIIFIIGKGLFAFLEMYECHLVSYGVIEKIRNLLYDSISKTAPQSTGKKRSGSITSVFVEDVEATEVFYAHTAGSYIIAVVCTVLYLTALSFLSFKISAAVFAACILVAAVPYFFNPITKKIGEEIRDGLAEVNAEAVDTVQGLREILIFGKEKKYIEKVTADTLRLNKKEIRDGRFKGLHSLVINLITSAVLISTILLAHSEVIAGSLKPEMVSVVIIFSLFAFVPIMSVSVTAGAMNISNGAAKRILDILEEEPAVKDRVPYIPQNKSSVKGNIEFKDVKFSYEKGTEVLHGVNFTVKAGESIALTGESGAGKSTIANLLMRFYEPDSGAIYIDGKNIKDIHQNSLRDIIAYVPQDVYLFNKTIKENISLACPDASDEEIKQAAKVAMADGFIKRLEQGYDTNVGERGVQLSGGEKQRIAIARAVLKNSPILLMDEAVSNLDSESEALFRQALNNIRKNKTIITIAHRPSTIKEADRVVKIENGKIV, encoded by the coding sequence ATGTTTAAAGAAAAATATAAACCGCTTATTAAAATGTCTAAATACATAAGCTTTTATAAAAAAGAATTTATCATTTCGATTATTTACGGAATATTTAACAGTGTTTTTGCTTTGCTCACCGTTTTAACGGGTGCATATATAGCTTCAGCGGCTCTGTTTAAAATGAGCACAGGAAAAATACTTTATCTTTTTATACCGCTGATTATTTTTATTATCGGCAAAGGACTTTTTGCTTTTTTGGAAATGTACGAATGTCATTTGGTTTCATACGGTGTAATCGAAAAAATAAGAAACCTTTTATATGATTCGATTTCCAAAACAGCACCGCAATCCACAGGCAAAAAAAGAAGCGGAAGTATTACCTCCGTGTTTGTCGAAGATGTTGAAGCCACTGAAGTTTTTTATGCTCATACCGCAGGATCTTACATAATTGCAGTTGTCTGCACTGTTCTTTATCTTACTGCATTAAGTTTTCTTTCATTTAAAATAAGTGCAGCCGTTTTTGCCGCCTGTATTCTTGTCGCAGCCGTTCCGTATTTTTTTAATCCTATTACAAAAAAAATCGGAGAAGAGATACGCGACGGTTTGGCTGAGGTAAATGCCGAAGCTGTAGATACGGTTCAAGGTTTACGTGAGATTTTAATTTTCGGCAAAGAAAAAAAATACATTGAAAAAGTTACTGCCGATACCTTACGCTTAAATAAAAAAGAAATACGGGATGGGAGATTTAAGGGCTTACACAGTTTAGTAATAAACTTAATTACCTCCGCAGTTTTAATTTCAACAATATTACTCGCTCATTCGGAAGTAATTGCAGGCTCGTTAAAACCTGAAATGGTTTCGGTTGTTATAATATTTTCTCTTTTTGCCTTTGTGCCTATAATGAGCGTTTCGGTTACGGCAGGAGCTATGAATATTTCAAATGGAGCGGCAAAAAGAATTTTGGATATATTAGAAGAAGAACCGGCCGTTAAAGACAGGGTTCCATATATTCCGCAAAACAAATCTTCAGTTAAGGGAAACATAGAATTTAAGGACGTAAAATTTTCTTACGAAAAAGGTACCGAAGTTTTACACGGAGTTAATTTTACGGTTAAGGCCGGTGAAAGCATTGCCCTTACGGGTGAATCGGGAGCGGGAAAATCTACAATAGCAAATTTACTTATGCGCTTTTACGAACCTGACAGCGGAGCAATTTATATTGACGGAAAAAACATAAAAGATATACACCAAAATTCCCTGAGGGATATAATCGCCTATGTACCGCAGGATGTTTATCTCTTTAACAAAACCATAAAAGAAAACATTTCCCTTGCCTGTCCCGATGCAAGCGATGAAGAAATTAAACAAGCTGCTAAGGTTGCGATGGCTGATGGCTTTATTAAAAGGTTGGAACAAGGCTACGATACCAATGTCGGTGAGCGGGGTGTTCAGCTCTCAGGCGGAGAAAAACAAAGAATTGCTATAGCGCGCGCCGTCTTAAAAAATTCTCCCATATTGCTGATGGACGAAGCCGTTTCCAATTTGGATAGTGAAAGCGAAGCACTCTTCCGGCAAGCCCTAAATAATATCCGCAAAAATAAAACCATAATAACGATTGCACATCGTCCTTCTACAATAAAAGAGGCAGACAGGGTTGTAAAAATCGAAAACGGAAAAATAGTTTAA
- a CDS encoding aldehyde dehydrogenase: MNQDIETIVKNCRIFFETNKTKSYEFRISQLLKLQEVLNQNKKELLNALYSDLHKTEMEGFFSEFAIVRGELKFAIKHLKKWIKPKRVPTSIAHFKSSSKIMYEPFGTVLIMSPWNYPLNLTLAPLVGAIAAGNCAVVKPSNYSPATSEVIKKIISENFPPEYISVITGGREENSKLLEQRFDYIFFTGGTTVGKLVMEAAAKYVTPVTLELGGKSPCVVEKSANLKVAARRIAFGKYLNAGQTCVAPDYILIQDEVKEKFIEELKEALKEFFPTETYLDMHLPHIVNEKHFDRLMGLIEGEKIITGGKGEKGRKFIEPTVLDNITFDSKIMQEEIFGPILPVISFKTIEEAIKLIKSREKPLASYLFTTDSNIEKKFLNEVSFGGGCINDTIVHLASDYLPFGGVGFSGIGKYHGDESFKVFSNAKSILKKSNLIDIKLRYHPYSEKKLNIINKMM, translated from the coding sequence ATGAATCAGGATATAGAAACAATCGTAAAAAATTGCAGGATTTTTTTTGAAACAAATAAAACAAAAAGCTATGAGTTTAGGATTTCTCAATTATTAAAATTACAGGAAGTTTTAAACCAAAACAAAAAAGAACTTTTAAATGCCCTTTATTCCGACTTACACAAAACCGAAATGGAAGGCTTCTTTTCGGAATTTGCTATCGTACGCGGAGAACTTAAATTTGCAATCAAGCACTTAAAAAAATGGATTAAACCTAAAAGGGTTCCGACCTCGATTGCTCATTTTAAAAGCTCAAGCAAAATAATGTATGAGCCCTTCGGCACCGTGCTCATCATGTCGCCATGGAATTATCCTTTAAATTTAACCCTTGCTCCCTTGGTAGGCGCCATTGCTGCAGGAAATTGTGCCGTTGTAAAGCCCTCAAATTATTCGCCTGCAACATCGGAGGTTATAAAAAAAATAATCTCCGAAAACTTTCCGCCGGAATATATATCGGTAATTACCGGAGGCCGGGAAGAAAACTCGAAACTTTTGGAGCAGCGCTTTGACTACATCTTTTTTACGGGCGGAACAACTGTCGGCAAGCTCGTAATGGAAGCGGCGGCTAAATATGTAACCCCCGTAACCTTGGAGCTCGGCGGAAAATCTCCCTGCGTAGTTGAAAAATCTGCAAACTTAAAAGTTGCAGCCCGCCGAATAGCTTTCGGAAAATACCTTAACGCCGGACAAACCTGCGTAGCTCCCGATTATATTTTAATTCAAGATGAGGTAAAAGAAAAATTTATCGAAGAATTAAAAGAAGCTTTAAAAGAATTTTTCCCCACGGAAACCTATTTGGACATGCACCTTCCCCACATCGTAAACGAAAAACATTTTGACCGCCTCATGGGTTTAATTGAAGGAGAAAAAATAATCACGGGCGGCAAAGGAGAAAAAGGCAGAAAATTTATTGAGCCCACAGTTCTGGATAATATTACCTTTGATTCCAAAATAATGCAGGAGGAAATTTTCGGGCCAATTCTTCCCGTAATAAGTTTTAAGACAATAGAGGAAGCAATTAAACTGATTAAATCCCGCGAAAAGCCCCTAGCCTCTTATCTTTTTACAACCGACTCAAATATAGAAAAGAAATTCTTAAATGAAGTTTCTTTCGGGGGCGGCTGTATCAACGATACGATAGTCCACTTGGCAAGCGATTACCTTCCCTTCGGAGGAGTCGGCTTTAGCGGCATAGGAAAATACCACGGAGACGAAAGCTTTAAAGTTTTCAGTAATGCAAAAAGCATCCTAAAAAAATCAAACCTCATCGACATTAAACTCCGCTATCATCCTTATTCAGAAAAAAAATTAAACATAATAAACAAGATGATGTAG
- the rsmG gene encoding 16S rRNA (guanine(527)-N(7))-methyltransferase RsmG, protein MDTDKLLSKDLLSNGILLKGLKELGINEKAHNKLSKLLNIYMRELKMFNASFNLVKVKDDEELIVAHILDSLSAWRFFYNETKNTESKTSLNNAETKNTNEALLTSEPFYIADAGTGAGFPGVPLAALFISLGNLDVKLSLIERMQKRCTFLENIKAVLQLNNTEIIESEAEKAPQNKFDIVTCRAFHTLDKHILQTLLNLAKPKGKLFLYKAAKEKINEETELIKKEGLNYKTEKLDVPFLKKERHLLIIEKP, encoded by the coding sequence ATGGACACCGATAAACTTTTATCAAAGGACCTTTTATCAAATGGTATTCTACTAAAGGGCTTAAAAGAATTAGGCATAAACGAAAAGGCTCATAATAAGCTCTCTAAACTTTTAAACATTTATATGCGGGAACTTAAAATGTTTAACGCCTCATTTAATTTGGTAAAGGTCAAGGACGATGAAGAATTAATCGTCGCCCATATTTTAGATTCCCTTTCGGCTTGGCGTTTTTTTTATAACGAAACCAAAAATACCGAAAGCAAAACCTCACTCAACAATGCCGAAACCAAAAATACTAATGAAGCTCTTCTTACAAGTGAGCCTTTTTATATTGCCGATGCCGGAACCGGAGCGGGCTTTCCCGGAGTTCCCCTTGCAGCTCTTTTTATTTCTTTAGGCAATTTAGATGTAAAACTTTCTTTAATCGAAAGAATGCAAAAGCGATGCACATTTTTAGAAAACATCAAGGCTGTTCTCCAATTAAATAACACCGAGATTATCGAAAGCGAAGCCGAAAAAGCCCCTCAAAATAAATTTGACATTGTAACTTGCAGAGCCTTCCACACCTTGGATAAGCACATTCTACAAACTCTTTTAAATCTTGCAAAGCCTAAGGGTAAATTATTTTTATACAAGGCAGCAAAAGAAAAAATAAACGAAGAGACGGAGCTTATCAAAAAAGAAGGTTTAAACTATAAAACAGAAAAACTTGATGTTCCTTTTTTAAAAAAAGAAAGACACCTTCTTATAATCGAAAAGCCTTAA
- a CDS encoding metallophosphoesterase family protein — translation MKLLIISDGHGDLEKLKKIKPVADGVDALIFGGDFAAFKKIETGAPFLNELLKIHKNIFAVLGNCDEPEFEKKLKDASVSITGEVKNFEGLIFAGSGGGSKFTGTTPYERTDEELVKDLTDAFEKANITAAGNLVLVCHNPPHGAKVDKVAPMVHVGSKGITAFIEKHKPLLVVSGHIHESFAVDKIGETVLVNPGALMEGRYALAEITKNEKGFKVSVELKTLD, via the coding sequence ATGAAGTTATTGATTATTTCGGACGGGCATGGGGATCTTGAAAAACTAAAAAAAATAAAACCTGTTGCCGATGGGGTTGATGCCCTTATTTTTGGAGGGGACTTTGCTGCTTTTAAAAAGATTGAAACGGGGGCTCCTTTTTTAAACGAGCTTTTAAAGATTCATAAAAATATTTTTGCCGTGTTGGGGAATTGCGATGAACCTGAGTTTGAAAAAAAATTAAAAGATGCCAGTGTTTCAATTACGGGCGAGGTAAAAAATTTTGAAGGGCTTATCTTTGCGGGTTCCGGGGGCGGAAGTAAATTTACAGGCACTACACCTTACGAAAGAACCGATGAAGAGCTTGTAAAAGATTTAACCGATGCCTTTGAAAAAGCAAATATTACCGCAGCCGGTAACTTGGTTTTGGTTTGTCATAATCCTCCGCATGGGGCCAAGGTCGATAAGGTGGCTCCCATGGTGCATGTGGGCTCAAAGGGTATCACTGCCTTTATCGAAAAGCATAAGCCTCTTTTGGTTGTGTCGGGGCATATTCACGAGTCCTTTGCAGTCGATAAAATCGGAGAAACCGTTTTGGTAAATCCCGGTGCCCTGATGGAAGGCCGCTATGCTCTTGCCGAGATTACAAAAAACGAAAAGGGCTTTAAGGTTTCGGTAGAATTAAAAACCTTGGATTAA
- a CDS encoding formylglycine-generating enzyme family protein yields MIKFKTNKNKKAKAFTIKGAAALIIAAILAAALLFTGCNQPSGSSSGGGNSGGGGGGTPPTPPAPPEIVYEFVEISEVTITGNEVDPSTLPEDEDWLKGVFIKDRKVKLSPYKLGKTEVTYELWHEVRTWAESKGYTFANKGLEGWDGTGGGGSFPNYANIGKLPTANKNHPVTTISWRDCIVWCNAYTEMKMGKDECVYRKSKTDSTVLKDATDGAVCDAAYADMSKKGFRLPTEAEWEYAARRQGNDTTNAAQYGDVWLTKLNSASGAKDKWDTAETGEVAWYSGNSGYKTHPVGKKRENALGLHDMSGNVWEWCFDRHNNDPASNDGSYVQGGIVTDPQGAASGSNRVLRGGSWDNYAEGCTVGTRGNGNPGNRGNLLGFRLACRP; encoded by the coding sequence ATGATAAAGTTTAAAACAAACAAAAACAAGAAGGCAAAAGCCTTCACAATTAAGGGAGCCGCGGCACTCATCATAGCCGCAATATTGGCAGCCGCGCTGCTTTTTACCGGCTGTAACCAACCGTCAGGCAGCAGCTCAGGAGGAGGAAACTCAGGTGGAGGAGGAGGCGGAACACCGCCAACGCCGCCCGCACCCCCTGAAATCGTATACGAGTTTGTAGAAATTTCCGAGGTAACCATTACAGGCAATGAAGTAGACCCCTCAACCTTACCAGAAGATGAAGATTGGTTGAAAGGCGTATTTATTAAAGACCGGAAGGTAAAATTAAGCCCCTACAAGCTAGGCAAAACAGAGGTAACATACGAGTTATGGCACGAGGTACGGACATGGGCAGAAAGTAAAGGCTACACCTTTGCAAACAAAGGGCTTGAAGGTTGGGACGGCACAGGCGGCGGAGGTAGTTTTCCTAATTATGCAAACATAGGCAAGCTTCCTACAGCAAACAAAAATCATCCTGTAACGACTATAAGCTGGCGGGACTGCATAGTATGGTGTAATGCGTATACGGAAATGAAGATGGGTAAAGATGAATGTGTATACCGCAAAAGCAAAACCGATTCTACCGTATTAAAAGATGCAACGGATGGAGCTGTTTGTGATGCAGCCTATGCCGATATGAGTAAAAAAGGCTTTAGACTTCCTACCGAAGCTGAATGGGAATATGCTGCCCGCCGGCAGGGAAACGATACAACAAATGCGGCACAATACGGCGATGTATGGCTTACCAAACTGAACAGTGCAAGCGGAGCGAAAGATAAATGGGATACGGCTGAAACAGGAGAGGTTGCGTGGTATTCCGGTAATTCAGGCTACAAAACTCATCCGGTAGGAAAAAAGAGAGAAAATGCACTTGGCTTACACGATATGAGCGGGAATGTCTGGGAATGGTGTTTTGATAGGCATAATAATGACCCTGCATCAAACGATGGTTCTTATGTGCAAGGCGGTATTGTTACCGATCCTCAGGGTGCCGCGTCAGGCTCTAACCGTGTTTTACGCGGCGGCAGCTGGGACAACTACGCGGAGGGCTGCACTGTGGGCACCCGGGGTAACGGCAACCCTGGCAACAGGGGCAACCTTCTTGGCTTCCGCTTGGCTTGCCGGCCTTGA